One stretch of Ooceraea biroi isolate clonal line C1 chromosome 4, Obir_v5.4, whole genome shotgun sequence DNA includes these proteins:
- the LOC105285061 gene encoding protein OSCP1: MSLYSTPILYLNMGGEMLYVLRQRLKAQKIDIDKTVQVLDEVTAALLNPKVLSPMFEESPMIGMPHLRTILESVALSSIMKLDANSMDKLFDLMTMMVKYQLTAASGPREIVLIMLNHIDGMRDMVSDVNAQKCVTLVQEMVVDFYSCLTFDEIWRARQSCLRGLESYNVRVSILLRRGLQNEDASFNITPQRYDERYMEHKGTLATLKIKDVSPETCCGGSFDTFGDRKTLLGKNIYLPTYGIMENAKRDSQQFLRDCGVKAELGMLAVQLGTEETSYERPFTLNLLSNVDDENVNNANNETDSEGKSVNQKNAENGEPKLNEDYKAKLDNVYADFFEDEHEGLTRSMDLLDLLDELE, encoded by the exons ATGTCTTTGTATTCAACAcctattttgtatttaaatatgggAGGCGAGATGCTGTACGTTTTGCGACAAAGACTAAAGGCACAGAAGATCGACATCGACAAGACTGTACAAG taTTAGATGAGGTGACTGCTGCCTTGCTTAATCCTAAAGTACTATCGCCGATGTTTGAGGAGTCGCCGATGATCGGTATGCCACATCTGCGTACTATCTTGGAGTCCGTCGCGCTCTCGTCCATCATGAAACTAGATGCGAACAGCATGGACAAACTGTTCGACCTGATGACCATGATGGTGAAGTATCAGCTGACAGCGGCCAGCGGGCCCAGGGAGATCGTTCTCATCATGCTGAATCACATAGACGGAATGCGCGACATGGTCAGCGACGTGAACGCGCAAAAGTGCGTTACCCTCGTGCAGGAGATGGTCGTTGAC TTTTACAGCTGCCTGACTTTTGATGAGATCTGGAGGGCACGGCAGAGTTGCCTGAGGGGACTGGAATCGTACAACGTGCGGGTTTCGATCCTGCTCCGACGGGGTCTGCAGAACGAGGATGCTAGCTTCAACATAACGCCGCAGAGGTACGATGAGAGGTACATGGAGCACAAGGGCACTCTGGCCACGCTGAAGATAAAAGACGTGAGCCCCGAAACGTGCTGCGGCGGGTCCTTCGACACCTTCGGGGACAGGAAAACATTATTGGGCAAGAACAT ATATTTGCCAACGTACGGTATAATGGAGAACGCAAAGCGGGACAGCCAGCAATTTTTGAGGGACTGCGGCGTGAAAGCGGAATTGGGTATGCTGGCTGTGCAGCTGGGAACCGAGGAAACCAGTTACGAAAGGCCATTTACGCTGAATCTGTTGTCGAACGTGGACGATGAGAATGTAAATAATGCGAATAACGAAACTGACTCCGAGGGAAAGAGCGTTAATCAAAAGAATGCGGAAAACGGGGAACCGAAGTTGAACGAGGACTACAAGGCCAAACTCGACAACGTGTACGCGGATTTCTTCGAAGACGAGCACGAGGGACTGACACGCAGCATGGACTTGCTCGATCTTCTCGACGAGCTCGAGTAG
- the LOC105285056 gene encoding enoyl-[acyl-carrier-protein] reductase, mitochondrial — MVMFASQLISPISRSVRGKLISIRRMSAATNTDCAKSLLYKEYGEPVDVLQITTQTIEQPASDQVSVKWLLAPINPADINTIQGKYPSRPALPAVPGNEGVGEVVAVGSGVRNLGVGDKVLPNGPNFGTWRTRANYESKDVMRIPNDIGLVEASMMNVNPCTAYRMLKDFVPLKSGDTVIQNGGNSAVGQLVIQLCKIWNYKSVSVVRDRPNIQELKDQLMSLGADEVLTEEEVRKTQLFKSKKLPAPKLALNCICGQSAVEIMRHLGHGGVVVTYGGMSREPLTVPASALIFKDISLKGFWMTAWTKLNTESQERAKMFEDLAAFFRNKTLQSPPHKLVPFCDYQEAVAKALSFDGRTGVKYILDLTKS, encoded by the exons ATGGTTATGTTTGCGAGTCAATTAATTTCGCCGATCTCGCGATCGGTCAGGGGCAAGTTAATAAGCATTAGGCGAATGAGTGCAGCAACTAATACCGATTGCGCAAAATCTCTACTGTACAAAGAGTACGGCGAACCTGTCGATGTTCTCCAGATAACGACGCAAACGATCGAGCAACCAGCAAGTGATCAA GTGTCTGTAAAATGGTTACTAGCTCCGATAAACCCGGCTGACATAAACACGATACAAGGAAAATATCCTAGCAGGCCCGCACTGCCAGCGGTGCCGGGAAACGAAGGAGTTGGTGAGGTAGTAGCGGTTGGTTCTGGCGTACGAAATTTGGGCGTAGGTGATAAGGTGCTACCTAACGGTCCTAATTTCGGTACCTGGAGAACGCGAGCCAATTACGAGTCCAAGGATGTTATGAGA ATACCAAACGATATCGGTCTAGTTGAGGCGAGTATGATGAACGTGAATCCGTGCACAGCGTACAGGATGCTGAAGGATTTTGTTCCACTGAAGTCTGGAGACACCGTGATACAAAACGGCGGCAATTCCGCCGTTGGTCAGCTAGTCATACAGTTGTGCAAGATATGGAATTACAAGTCCGTCAGTGTTGTTAGAGATAGGCCGAATATACAGGAGTTAAAG GATCAACTGATGAGTTTGGGAGCAGATGAAGTGCTGACCGAGGAAGAGGTGCGAAAGACGCAGCtgtttaaaagtaaaaagttGCCAGCGCCCAAATTGGCCCTCAACTGCATCTGTGGACAAAGTGCAGTTGAAATAATGAGACATCTCGGTCATGGTGGTGTCGTGGTGACTTACGGCGGCATGTCCAGGGAGCCGTTGACCGTACCAGCGTCTGCGCTCATCTTTAAA gACATATCGTTAAAGGGATTTTGGATGACAGCCTGGACAAAATTAAACACGGAATCTCAGGAGAGGGCGAAGATGTTTGAGGATTTAGCGGCTTTCTTCAGGAATAAGACTCTGCAATCGCCGCCGCATAAATTAGTGCCTTTCTGCGATTATCAAGAAGCTGTTGCGAAGGCGCTCAGTTTCGATGGTCGGACGGGCGTGAAGTACATTTTGGATTTAACGAAGTCTTAA
- the LOC105285068 gene encoding protein tamozhennic codes for MANDVVIRGKDRLQEISMKLEQSHLAYLQTDDSPLKLQQRHKLEGFIKEYLCLVPNENKYVFQETADILHRSAATVTDFSGYRAATAWSAISLYAANLLAQPWRKEYRTVRTYSGYYKHEVEANLIGAELMFEQMGYKHTSLGVLTLEGPIDPDKVSSVSRDAIVAFVECQILKQIWESVSQNYTISWLEVLEFRESHVGTPEQAIRALNYRFLEKIHQNRVKADGYKDFYLQQIGVDTTVPLHLPYHHLHNYNTTMPPICQTDYRRIEDASVNLALPTNYRYCEPINHSFVNCCNSYGCLPTHGNKFYGGGVQPNAYCATLPAYATRVPTARLIELDVPTSVANYDKTHAHRKPASHRISDLDEVDFYRRQTNDGENYEYSRTDRKTTRPNSSIGSGGGGGGGSGGGGRKDGYDTWDFVYRNLESQGYYKDLDDREDVLQHKEFDAARMSKHKTLRQVENEDKYNAHKRRSGTRPEANEIDLTETNGKSHQDIMSFKKKSSSFDLSDANRYNADAYSRDKKHNSQTLPISRTHKSSDQIAKIADSLKNIDVAHENKEKKEERETENERPWNCATCTYLNTPDREICEMCAKSRSKGNEDKPLASGGKECPKCTLVNEKNVSNCDACQTSLKDSPTYI; via the exons ATGGCGAATGATGTGGTAATCAGGGGCAAAGACAGGCTGCAAGAGATTAGCATGAAATTGGAGCAGAGTCATTTGGCGTATCTACAAACGGACGATAGTCCTTTGAAACTACAACAGCGGCATAAATTAGAAG GCTTTATTAAGGAATACCTCTGTCTAGTACCCAATGAGAACAAGTATGTGTTTCAAGAAACAGCAGACATCTTGCATAGATCAGCAGCGACGGTGACAGATTTCAGTGGGTATAGAGCGGCAACTGCTTGGAGCGCAATTTCCTTGTACGCGGCTAATCTTCTGGCACAGCCTTGGCGGAAGGAGTACAGGACAGTGCGG ACATACAGTGGTTACTACAAGCATGAAGTAGAAGCGAATCTAATAGGTGCAGAGTTAATGTTTGAACAAATGGGATATAAACACACCAGCCTGGGAGTACTGACCCTGGAAGGTCCAATTGATCCAGATAAAGTGTCAAGTGTCAGCAGAGATGCTATTGTAGCTTTTGTAGAGTGTCAG ATTCTGAAACAGATATGGGAGAGCGTGTCGCAGAATTATACCATCTCTTGGCTGGAGGTGTTGGAGTTCCGTGAGAGCCACGTCGGCACGCCGGAGCAGGCGATCCGCGCACTAAATTATCGCTTCTTGGAGAAAATTCATCAGAATCGCGTGAAGGCCGACGGCTACAAAGATTTTTACCTGCAGCAAATAGGAGTGGACACCACTGTGCCGTTGCATCTGCCCTACCATCACTTGCACAACTATAACACGACGATGCCACCGATATGCCAAACGGACTATCGGCGCATCGAGGACGCGAGCGTGAACCTCGCGCTACCGACCAATTACCGTTACTGCGAGCCGATTAATCACAGTTTCGTCAACTGTTGCAACAGCTACGGCTGCCTGCCGACTCACGGGAACAAGTTTTACGGTGGGGGCGTGCAGCCGAATGCGTATTGCGCCACCCTACCGGCGTATGCGACCCGCGTGCCGACCGCTAGACTGATAGAGCTCGACGTGCCGACATCCGTGGCGAACTACGACAAGACGCACGCTCACCGCAAGCCTGCGTCTCATCGGATATCGGATTTGGACGAGGTGGATTTCTACAGACGACAGACGAACGATGGAGAGAACTACGAGTACAGTAGGACCGACAGAAAGACCACTAGACCGAATTCCAGCAttggcagcggcggcggcggcggcggcggcagtggcggtggcggccgAAAAGACGGCTACGACACGTGGGACTTCGTGTACAGGAATCTGGAGAGTCAGGGCTATTACAAGGATCTCGACGATCGAGAGGACGTGTTGCAGCACAAGGAGTTCGATGCCGCCCGCATGTCGAAACACAAAACGCTCAGGCAAGTGGAGAACGAGGACAAGTACAACGCGCACAAAAGACGAAGCGGCACTAGGCCCGAAGCGAACGAGATTGACTTGACCGAGACAAATGGCAAAAGTCATCAAGATATTATGTCCTTTAAGAAGAAATCCTCATCTTTCGACTTGTCAGACGCGAATAGGTACAACGCTGACGCGTATAGCAGAGACAAGAAACACAACAGTCAAACCTTACCGATCTCCCGAACGCACAAATCCTCCGATCAAATAGCGAAAATTGCGGACTCACTCAAGAATATCGATGTCGCGCACGAGAAcaaggagaagaaggaggagagagagacagaaaacgAAAGACCATGGAACTGCGCCACGTGCACGTACTTGAATACACCGGATCGAGAAATTTGCGAGATGTGCGCGAAGTCGCGGTCCAAGGGAAACGAGGACAAGCCGCTCGCCAGCGGCGGTAAGGAATGCCCCAAGTGCACTCTGGTAAACGAGAAGAACGTCTCTAACTGTGATGCTTGCCAGACCAGTTTGAAGGACTCTCCGACCTACATATAA
- the LOC105285084 gene encoding activating signal cointegrator 1, whose translation MEKWVEEKLSELLNFPVPDDLSRYIMQMENETDLENYLTELLGNENPKHKQFMIECKKQRAFYNSQTGYKKTNNNDNATNKQNDKKKGKTKGKENVQIQETTKPEKLEKKKNKFVNLLSHGDIILKGRHRCDCEAKRHTLINNCLNCGRIVCAQEGAGPCLFCESLVCSPEQHIILQSNTRQANNLYNKLMDRKSNKGLEDSLTQRDKLLEFDRNSARRTKVIDDEADYYQSNSTWLSTAEREKLSKQEEEAHARKHASRLDRRVTIDFMGRVVNEDQSDNWQLEEPDETASYDHFENPNVCPTIEFDRPTFIEMEMSKGSRDHITWNMESRIQDKEYLEMSDQGLCLSMHQPYASLLVAGIKIHEGRSWYSSHRGRLWIASAAKVPSTEEISSLQHAYRVLKSEKIKFPETYPTSCLLGCVTITDVLSQEEYRKLYPEGESDSPYVFICENPYMLPIYLPMKGKHKIYKMDKKLHQAASKYLEKAMKMTNL comes from the exons ATGGAAAAATGGGTGGAAGAAAAATTGTCCGAGTTATTAAACTTTCCAGTCCCGGACGATTTGTCCAG gtATATCATGCAAATGGAGAACGAAACAGACTTGGAAAACTACCTTACAGAACTTTTAGGCAACGAAAATCCAAAGCATAAACAGTTTATGATCGAATGTAAAAAGCAACGTG CATTTTACAATAGTCAGACTGGCTATAAGAAgacaaataataatgataatgcgACCAATAAACAGAATGATAAGAAGAAGGGAAAGacaaaaggaaaggaaaatgTTCAG ATACAAGAAACCACGAAGCctgaaaaattagaaaagaagaaaaataagtttgttaatttattatcacatggagatataattttgaaaG gGCGTCACAGATGTGACTGTGAAGCTAAAAGACACACATTGATTAACAATTGTCTTAATTGTGGAAGAATAGTCTGCGCCCAAGAGGGTGCAGGGCCATGCTTGTTCTGTGAATCGCTCGTGTGTTCTCCGGAGCAGCATATAATTCTTCAGAGTAACACCAGGCAagctaataatttatacaataaattgaTGGATCGGAAATCAAATAAAGGCCTCGAAGATTCTCTCACACAGAGGGACAAGCTTCTCGAATTTGATCGCAATAG CGCTCGTCGTACCAAAGTGATTGACGACGAAGCAGATTATTACCAGTCCAATAGCACTTGGCTCTCCACTGCAGAACGTGAAAAATTATCGAAACAGGAAGAGGAAGCCCATGCTCGTAAACACGCGTCGCGTTTGGATAGGAGGGTTACTATAGATTTTATGGGTAGAGTAGTTAACGAAGATCAATCCGACAATTGGCAATTGGAAGAACCCGATGAAACGGCATCGTATGATCATTTTGAAAATCCGAATGTCTGTCCAACGATAGAATTTGATCGACCAACA TTTATTGAGATGGAAATGAGCAAAGGGTCCAGAGATCATATTACGTGGAACATGGAGAGTAGAATTCAGGATAAAGAATATTTGGAAATGTCTGACCAAGGTCTGTGTTTGAGTATGCATCAGCCTTATGCATCGTTGCTAGTGGCaggaataaaaat CCACGAAGGTAGAAGTTGGTACTCTTCCCACAGAGGAAGGTTGTGGATAGCATCAGCTGCCAAAGTACCTTCCACCgaagaaatatcgagcttacaaCATGCTTATCGCGTGTTAAAAAGCG aaaaaattaaatttcccgAGACTTATCCCACGAGTTGCTTGTTGGGCTGTGTAACAATAACTGATGTCTTATCTCAAGAAGAATATAGAAAGTTATATCCAGAAGGGGAAAGCGATAGCCCATACGTGTTTATATGTGAAAATCCTTACATGTTACCGATATATTTGCCTATGAAgggaaaacataaaattt ataaaatgGATAAAAAACTTCATCAAGCTGCTTCCAAATACTTAGAAAAAGCTATGAAAATGACTAATCTATAA